One Podospora pseudopauciseta strain CBS 411.78 chromosome 5 map unlocalized CBS411.78m_5, whole genome shotgun sequence DNA window includes the following coding sequences:
- a CDS encoding uncharacterized protein (BUSCO:EOG0926142H; COG:J; EggNog:ENOG503NVIY) produces MASPLQFAYRTQTAIGVFDAAPVYEALPGFVKPQGNLRCCVYSPCGRYFAYATNDGISVVDASVGHVLTSLPLPMVYEISFSPGGTYMSTWERPAKDENGDATKNVKVWRTIEDVPEGQEKQPLGRFVYKNMSGWNLQYTADEKFCARLVTNEVQFYNSNDLSAPWNRLRAEGVTDFAIAPGKSQNVAVFIPERKGQPAAVKVYNVPQFSSPISQKTFFKGDKVQLKWNALGTNLIVLAQTEVDKSNKSYYGETNMYLLSANGSFDARITLDKEGPIHDVSWSPNSKEFGVVYGYMPAKTTIFNHRAVPTHSFPLGPRNTIIFSPTGRFALVAGFGNLAGQIDVYDLEKDNRKVTTIESGNPSVCQWSPDSRYIMTATTSPRLRVDNGVKLWHVGGGIVYNEDFNELYNVMWRPAAADALPAGDPLHPVPTPHPSALKYLGTVKTPSKPVGAYRPPGARGSSTPLHFKREDEGGAAHTVSNGVPQIGPNGFGRPRNQIPGAEFTRPAGIPGAIAADGGDLSKAAAKNKKKRNKKAKEGEGNATDAPGSEGGLAPPPREHGNGSPAEGRSPERRNQGQGHSSQHRSQSRNNFNGRNRSNTHRARSQSRPGHFGQSAQQQQQQQQQQGGSPLGGGDGAMTPAQSANAKKIRSLQKKIRAIEDLEMRHAGGEKLEDTQVKKIATKPSVMKELEALEREQ; encoded by the exons ATGGCCAGTCCTTTGCAGTTTGCCTACCGAACCCAGACGGCCATCGGCGTCTTTGACGCTGCGCCTGTCTACGAAGCCCTCCCTGGGTTCGTCAAGCCCCAAGGGAACCTCCGGTGTTGTGTCTACTCGCCATGCGGCCGCTACTTTGCCTATGCTACCAACGACGGCATCTCGGTCGTCGACGCCTCGGTCGGCCACGTCTTGACCAgcctcccactccccatGGTGTACGAGATCAGCTTCTCCCCAGGCGGTACCTACATGAGCACCTGGGAGCGTCCCGCCAAGGATGAGAATGGTGACGCTACCAAGAACGTCAAGGTCTGGCGCACCATCGAGGACGTCCCCGAAGGCCAGGAAAAGCAGCCGCTAGGCAGGTTTGTCTACAAGAACATGTCGGGCTGGAACCTGCAGTACACGGCCGATGAGAAGTTCTGCGCTCGTCTTGTCACCAATGAGGTCCAGTTCTACAACAGCAACGACCTGTCGGCGCCTTGGAACCGTCTCCGCGCCGAGGGCGTCACCGACTTTGCTATCGCGCCTGGGAAGAGCCAAAACGTGGCCGTCTTCATCCCCGAGCGCAAG GGTCAACCGGCCGCCGTCAAGGTCTACAACGTCCCCCAGTTCAGCAGTCCGATCTCGCAGAAGACATTTTTCAAGGGCGACAAGGTCCAGCTCAAGTGGAACGCGCTGGGCACCAACCTGATTGTGCTGGCACAAACAGAGGTGGACAAGTCCAACAAGAGCTACTACGGAGAGACCAACATGTATCTCCTGAGTGCCAACGGCTCTTTTGATGCCAGGATCACCCTGGACAAGGAAGGCCCCATCCATGATGTGTCGTGGTCGCCCAACTCCAAGGAGTTTGGTGTCGTCTACGGCTACATGCCCGCCAAgaccaccatcttcaaccaccgGGCTGTGCCTACCCACTCCTTCCCTCTGGGACCGcgcaacaccatcatcttctcgCCCACCGGCCGCTTTGCTCTCGTTGCCGGCTTCGGCAACTTGGCTGGCCAGATCGATGTGTACGATCTCGAGAAGGACAACCGCAAGGTCACGACGATTGAGAGTGGCAACCCCAGCGTCTGCCAATGGAGTCCCGACAGTCGCTACATCATGACGGCCACCACCTCGCCGCGCCTTCGCGTGGACAACGGCGTCAAGCTCTGGCACGTTGGCGGTGGCATCGTGTACAACGAGGATTTCAACGAGTTGTACAACGTCATGTGGCGTCCCGCGGCTGCGGATGCCCTCCCGGCCGGGGACCCGCTGCACCCTGTGCCGACCCCCCACCCGTCTGCTCTGAAATATTTGGGCACGGTGAAGACGCCTTCCAAGCCCGTGGGCGCCTACCGTCCTCCTGGAGCCCGTGGCTcgtccacccccctccacttcAAGCGCGAGGACGAGGGCGGGGCTGCGCACACGGTTAGCAACGGTGTGCCCCAGATTGGGCCCAACGGTTTTGGTCGCCCCCGCAACCAAATCCCCGGTGCCGAATTCACAAGGCCCGCCGGCATTCCCGGTGCCATCGCTGCTGATGGCGGCGATCTTTCCAAAGCGGcggccaagaacaagaagaagaggaacaagaaggccaaggagggcgagggcaaTGCCACGGATGCTCCCGGCTCCGAGGGTGGCCTTGCGCCTCCACCCCGAGAACATGGCAACGGCTCCCCTGCTGAGGGCCGCAGTCCCGAACGCCGTAACCAGGGTCAGGGCCACAGCTCCCAGCACCGCAGCCAGTCTCGCAACAACTTCAACGGTCGCAACCGTAGCAACACGCACCGTGCCCGCTCCCAGAGCCGACCCGGCCACTTTGGACAGtcggcgcagcagcagcagcagcagcagcagcagcaaggaggTTCCCctctcggcggcggtgacggtGCTATGACGCCTGCCCAAAGCGCCAACGCCAAGAAGATTCGCAGCTTGCAGAAGAAGATCCGGGCCATCGAGGACCTGGAGATGAGAcatgctggtggtgagaaacTGGAGGATACGCAGGTGAAGAAGATTGCTACCAAGCCATCTGTCATGAAGGAGCTTGAGGCgctggagagggagcagTAG
- a CDS encoding uncharacterized protein (COG:S; EggNog:ENOG503PXNC) has translation MDIKGSSVSSVMGFVSAASVFRISRYRYPSHICLFSIKMGQQNSRPVFDSKLIKSHVEHALIQQDGRHNDIPTVLATLLFLDASPEMLKHAYRCRKDSLHTWTPSPGSITDEATKTALLGDKRFQRAFMTYFSLLNNQYNSNSTALALSQLFSGPVPLVYGLFSSLGLPLTFLSDGIELRSAILVAQSLTLSAVDWQPGIYDLLTSSQLARPASELLGPEELLRRVAYDGRFSGVMKGGAGYHNISQILSNPSARAAVVEYVQQLDCRNLSLLLPQLASLSVLLLTATHKPERPAFDFYLAHLVTAVNSLRVVLSILEEGTQRVVVARGVWLLFVLVYVTQLRPVVDGELLMGMELQEGHDWRAVYDVFCNEGGTGQGRWGNGPWLRVMRTLFELGREFDGEGNGGVCLRGAWKMVGYWSGWTGLGGEGGGRDGGLNIRL, from the exons ATGGATATAAAGGGCAGCTCAGTCAGCAGTGTGATGGGATTCGTCTCTGCAGCCAGTGTCTTCAGAATATCCCGGTATCGATATCCCTCCCATATCTGTCTATTCTCTATCAAGATGGGCCAGCAAAACTCCCGCCCTGTCTTTGACAGCAAACTGATCAAAAGCCATGTCGAACACGCCCTGATCCAACAGGATGGGCGCCATAACGACATCCCCACA GTcctcgccaccctcctcttccttgatGCCTCCCCGGAGATGCTCAAACACGCCTACCGCTGCCGCAAAGACAGCCTCCACACCTGGACCCCATCCCCGGGCAGCA TCACCGACGAAGCAACCAAAACCGCCCTCCTAGGCGACAAACGCTTCCAGCGCGCCTTCATGACctacttctccctcctcaacaaccaataCAACTCCAACTCGACCGCCCTAGCCCTCTCCCAGCTCTTCTCGGGCCCCGTACCCCTCGTCTAcggcctcttctcctccctcggcctccccctCACCTTTCTGTCGGATGGGATAGAGCTCCGCTCCGCAATCCTGGTAGCCcaatccctcaccctctcagCCGTAGACTGGCAGCCCGGCATCTATGACCTCCTAACAAGCAGCCAGCTCGCCCGCCCGGCATCAGAACTCCTCGGGCCAGAGGAGCTACTAAGAAGGGTAGCCTACGACGGGCGGTTCAGCGGCGTGATGAAGGGGGGAGCGGGATATCACAACATCAGCCAGATCCTGTCCAACCCGTCGGCaagggcggcggtggtggagtacGTCCAGCAGCTGGACTGTCGGAATTTATCGCTGCTTCTCCCCCAGCTGGCTTCGCTTTCTGTTTTGCTGCTCACGGCCACGCACAAGCCGGAGAGGCCGGCGTTTGATTTTTATCTTGCGCATCTTGTCACGGCCGTTAATTCTTTGAGGGTTGTGCTCTCTAttctggaggaggggacgcAGAGGGTTGTGGTTGCGAGGGGGGTCTGgctgttgtttgttttggtttaTGTTACGCAGTtgaggccggtggtggatggggagttactgatggggatggagctACAGGAGGGGCATGATTGGCGGGCGGTTTACGACGTGTTTTGCAACGAGGGGGGGACGGGCCAGGGTAGGTGGGGGAATGGGCCTTGGCTGAGGGTCATGAGGACGTTGTTTgagctggggagggagtttgatggggaggggaatgggggggttTGCCTGAGGGGGGCGTGGAAGATGGTCGGGTATTGGAGTGGGTGGACGGGGCTggggggcgaggggggagggagggatggggggttgaaTATCAGACTCTAG